Proteins encoded within one genomic window of Synechococcus sp. PCC 7335:
- the trpD gene encoding anthranilate phosphoribosyltransferase, which yields MVTTKHVEFNGSQLLQQLIEKRSLTQAQAEALMDSWLSETLSPILSSAILTAIQSKGVTGDELAGMARVLQGQSLGGMLVDPDLPTPRIDTCGTGGDGSSTFNISTAVTFVAAAAGIAVAKHGNRSASSKVGSADVLEALGVDLTAPSEKSKAALKEVGVTFLFARGWHPAMKAVAPLRGELKVRTVFNLLGPLVNPLRPTGQVIGVYHPAVIEPMATALKQLGTQQAMVLHGRETLDEAGLGKPTDVSIVSNGIVTQAVLNPEALGLTPAPLSDLKGGELEENTTILRNVLQGKGTQAQTDAVALNAALALKVGGLAEGDTFETACANGVSQAQEIIKSGAAWEKLEQLVAFLKS from the coding sequence ATGGTCACCACAAAGCACGTCGAGTTCAACGGTTCGCAGCTATTACAGCAGCTGATCGAAAAGCGATCGCTCACCCAGGCCCAAGCCGAAGCACTGATGGACAGCTGGCTATCGGAGACCCTCTCACCTATTCTTTCTAGCGCTATCCTCACCGCTATTCAAAGCAAAGGCGTAACCGGAGATGAGCTCGCGGGTATGGCCCGCGTCTTACAAGGTCAATCCCTTGGCGGCATGTTAGTAGATCCAGACCTACCGACCCCTCGTATTGACACCTGTGGCACAGGTGGCGACGGCTCTTCTACCTTCAATATCTCTACCGCCGTTACCTTTGTTGCCGCAGCCGCCGGTATCGCAGTGGCCAAACATGGCAATCGCTCCGCGTCTAGTAAAGTTGGATCAGCGGACGTTCTTGAAGCGCTAGGGGTGGATCTTACTGCCCCTAGTGAAAAATCAAAAGCTGCACTTAAGGAAGTCGGCGTCACTTTTCTGTTTGCCAGAGGGTGGCATCCAGCTATGAAAGCCGTGGCGCCCTTGCGCGGTGAGCTGAAAGTCCGCACTGTTTTCAATCTACTGGGGCCGCTGGTTAATCCGTTACGGCCTACGGGCCAAGTCATCGGGGTATATCACCCTGCAGTCATCGAGCCGATGGCAACCGCACTCAAACAGCTAGGCACTCAGCAGGCAATGGTCTTGCACGGTAGAGAAACTCTAGATGAAGCAGGTCTAGGCAAACCCACAGATGTCTCAATTGTCAGTAACGGCATTGTGACTCAAGCAGTCTTGAACCCTGAAGCGCTAGGGCTGACTCCAGCGCCTTTGTCAGATCTAAAAGGGGGAGAGCTAGAAGAAAATACCACTATCTTGCGCAATGTATTGCAAGGCAAAGGCACCCAGGCTCAGACAGATGCCGTCGCTTTGAACGCAGCCCTAGCGCTAAAAGTAGGTGGATTAGCTGAAGGTGATACCTTCGAAACAGCCTGTGCTAACGGTGTTAGCCAAGCTCAAGAAATTATCAAAAGCGGTGCTGCCTGGGAGAAGTTAGAGCAGCTTGTTGCTTTTCTCAAAAGCTAG
- a CDS encoding FAD-binding oxidoreductase — translation MTASAYGSSQASSQADFASRYSNVRSIDWQQFARSLSPIETLLDPIQVGKLSKDYYYFSPVLVEQLGDKVGDLVLRPKNEAEVLRAAKACVDAKVPLTVRGAGTGNYGQAIPLVGGVILDLSAMTAVKSVAPGRACVEAGAKLAAIDRVTRPQGWEIRMAPSTYRTATIGGFVGGGSGGIGSVMYGQLADRGSVQAVRVVTMEDSPRVIELRGDAVQQVSHAYGTNGIITELEIPLGPAYPWAEMIVTFDEFMRAAWFGQALGDADGIIKKLISIHAWPIPSYFNALKDSLPDGKAAVLLIVSEADIEAVRALSKEWDGEITYEKDAQSASKGAAIAEFSWNHTTLHARNVDETLTYLQTVFPYDPDLTLLQHMYEHFGDEVMMHLEYVRSQGRIVPTALQLVRYTTPERLADIIRYHEEKGAFIANPHTYVLEDGGRKTIDENQLNFKEKVDPYGLLNPGKMRGWIERHAVQ, via the coding sequence ATGACTGCCTCAGCGTACGGCTCTTCACAGGCCTCATCTCAAGCAGACTTTGCTAGCCGCTACTCCAATGTCCGTTCGATTGACTGGCAGCAATTTGCTCGATCGCTGAGCCCTATCGAAACGTTGCTAGATCCCATTCAGGTTGGCAAACTTTCGAAAGACTACTACTACTTCAGCCCTGTGTTAGTAGAGCAACTAGGGGATAAAGTGGGCGATTTGGTCTTACGACCTAAGAACGAGGCTGAGGTACTTAGGGCCGCTAAAGCCTGCGTCGATGCCAAAGTGCCCCTGACTGTACGGGGTGCGGGTACGGGAAACTACGGTCAAGCCATTCCGCTGGTGGGTGGCGTCATTTTAGATTTAAGTGCCATGACTGCTGTGAAATCAGTAGCACCCGGGCGGGCCTGTGTAGAGGCCGGCGCCAAGCTAGCTGCAATCGACCGGGTAACTCGCCCTCAGGGTTGGGAAATTAGAATGGCACCTTCGACCTACCGAACCGCGACAATTGGTGGATTTGTTGGTGGTGGTAGTGGCGGTATTGGTTCGGTCATGTATGGTCAGCTAGCAGATCGCGGCAGCGTGCAGGCTGTGAGAGTCGTCACTATGGAAGATTCACCGCGGGTGATTGAACTGCGCGGTGACGCCGTCCAGCAAGTAAGTCACGCTTATGGTACAAACGGCATCATCACCGAACTCGAAATCCCGCTTGGTCCGGCTTACCCTTGGGCTGAGATGATTGTTACCTTCGATGAGTTCATGAGAGCTGCTTGGTTTGGCCAGGCCTTAGGTGATGCGGATGGCATCATTAAGAAGCTAATTAGTATTCATGCCTGGCCCATTCCTAGCTACTTCAATGCGCTCAAAGACTCTCTACCCGATGGGAAAGCGGCTGTATTACTGATTGTTTCAGAGGCTGATATAGAAGCCGTAAGAGCATTATCGAAAGAGTGGGATGGCGAAATCACCTACGAGAAAGACGCCCAGTCTGCGAGTAAGGGCGCGGCGATCGCAGAATTTAGCTGGAACCATACGACGCTTCATGCCCGTAACGTGGATGAAACGTTAACCTACCTACAAACTGTATTCCCTTATGATCCAGATCTAACCCTTTTGCAGCATATGTACGAGCATTTCGGCGATGAGGTGATGATGCATTTAGAGTATGTACGCTCGCAAGGCCGAATTGTTCCCACTGCGCTTCAGCTCGTTCGCTATACCACCCCAGAAAGACTCGCCGATATCATTCGCTACCATGAGGAAAAGGGTGCATTTATCGCTAATCCGCATACTTATGTACTCGAAGATGGCGGACGAAAAACTATTGATGAAAATCAACTGAACTTCAAGGAAAAAGTCGATCCCTACGGCTTACTCAACCCTGGAAAGATGCGCGGCTGGATAGAGCGGCACGCTGTTCAATAG
- a CDS encoding DUF4282 domain-containing protein — protein MQTNKGFFEKLFDLSFSSFIAPQIVGVLYILGLLIGALFTLWSVFTAFMVAGFVEGVGMLVFGLIGLLIYAIFLRVSLESFVAIIRTAESTRVLAEDVLSKRGIEQENG, from the coding sequence GTGCAGACGAACAAAGGTTTTTTTGAGAAGCTGTTTGATCTATCCTTCTCTTCATTCATCGCTCCTCAGATTGTAGGCGTTCTTTACATTCTAGGATTGCTCATTGGCGCTTTGTTTACGCTGTGGTCTGTCTTTACTGCCTTCATGGTTGCCGGATTCGTGGAGGGTGTAGGTATGCTTGTTTTTGGACTGATTGGGCTGTTGATCTATGCCATCTTTCTAAGGGTTTCGTTGGAGAGTTTTGTTGCTATTATTCGCACTGCTGAAAGTACACGTGTTCTGGCGGAAGATGTGTTGAGCAAAAGAGGTATTGAGCAAGAGAACGGATAA
- a CDS encoding CHAT domain-containing protein, protein MIQEFELSITTVGDDQYWVRTEKVARGVQLAEEKLEWPVASWIEQTKALIHDPLLSLLEGQPPSVSAARSDLVHFGQTLHDELFKGQLRDSWLTAQGVAQNRQALLRLRIGIKDSRLQQLPWEALHAGNRPLTAGTDVVFSRYIPIRHQLHSGLPVQPTKKTQRLRILMVVAAPNDQERLKLRQEAHRLQAELHPQIADADADGLSVNIQLTILEQPGRAELTQALERGNYQALHYAGHSSTGTAGGDLYLVSRQTGLTERLSGEDLAGLLVNNGIKLAVFNSCQGSHSSGAQANGWQAQNLVQALVIRGMPAVIAMTERIPDQVAITFTQLLYRNLKRGLAIDLSLNRARQGLISAYGSHQFYWVLPTLYMHPQFDGCLVDPDLIKPKEALEETSLLDAHIDSFEDRSPKGRMLEGNRSERRNLRGLVAKRMETTTRSQSSSAIKDAANVDDSNLQPQENASDWPEALPDETNEKEISAATLSAHRETQNGLSEPAGSKLTGFEEESNTVPPVADSHSPSKKLPELVGERRDRSHTLHTKILTLPGVMAIALLVFFSVTAVSWLQRNQDNTSPAQRAGAPIPTRVDTALAENDLDQATVAIKSLIDEKRFSEVLAALQSASPTQQKDAVIAFLKGRSHWELVKQNSDDYSVEDAMRAWETALESESDWMEIVMALGFAQHAQGLNQSALDSWQRAVELAERQATAKGAYFSDKTFGEYALNAYAGIAIASLSLSEIETDATQKEYLLGQAKSAYRQVRGQAPADFDAKALSANWLWLEDTITDWENTKTALSQTAQIE, encoded by the coding sequence GTGATACAGGAATTTGAGCTATCCATTACTACCGTAGGCGACGATCAATACTGGGTACGCACAGAGAAGGTTGCCAGAGGCGTACAGCTAGCTGAAGAAAAGCTGGAATGGCCGGTAGCTTCCTGGATAGAACAGACTAAGGCGCTGATCCACGATCCGCTATTGAGTTTGTTGGAAGGACAGCCGCCGAGCGTAAGCGCCGCTCGATCTGATCTTGTTCATTTCGGTCAGACACTTCATGACGAACTATTCAAAGGTCAGCTACGTGATAGTTGGCTCACTGCTCAAGGCGTCGCTCAAAATCGACAGGCTCTGTTGCGCCTACGCATTGGTATCAAAGATAGCCGTCTTCAGCAGCTACCTTGGGAAGCGCTACACGCAGGCAATCGCCCCTTGACTGCCGGTACTGACGTTGTTTTTTCGCGCTACATTCCCATTCGCCACCAGCTTCATTCTGGCTTGCCAGTTCAACCAACCAAAAAGACTCAGCGACTGCGAATCTTGATGGTTGTTGCTGCGCCCAATGATCAAGAGCGCCTGAAGCTTAGGCAAGAAGCTCACCGCCTTCAGGCGGAGCTTCATCCTCAGATTGCTGATGCAGATGCAGATGGTTTGTCTGTAAACATTCAGTTGACAATATTAGAGCAGCCTGGACGGGCAGAACTGACCCAAGCGCTCGAGCGAGGGAACTATCAGGCGTTGCACTATGCGGGCCACAGCAGCACAGGTACTGCTGGTGGCGATCTGTATTTGGTCAGTCGTCAAACCGGATTGACTGAGAGACTAAGCGGTGAAGATTTGGCTGGCCTACTCGTAAACAACGGCATCAAGCTAGCCGTCTTTAACTCTTGTCAAGGTAGCCATAGTTCTGGCGCTCAAGCAAATGGCTGGCAAGCGCAAAATCTGGTCCAAGCGCTAGTCATCCGAGGAATGCCCGCCGTAATTGCGATGACCGAACGCATTCCTGACCAGGTGGCCATCACTTTTACCCAGCTGCTGTATCGCAATCTGAAAAGAGGTCTGGCTATTGACTTGAGTTTGAATCGAGCTCGGCAGGGGCTAATTTCTGCCTATGGGTCTCATCAGTTTTATTGGGTACTACCAACGCTCTATATGCATCCTCAGTTTGATGGCTGTTTAGTTGATCCGGATCTAATTAAGCCAAAGGAAGCTTTAGAGGAGACTAGCTTGCTCGATGCACATATTGATTCCTTTGAAGATAGGTCACCAAAGGGAAGGATGTTAGAAGGAAATCGCTCTGAGCGCAGAAATCTCCGAGGCTTAGTGGCTAAGCGGATGGAGACGACTACGCGTTCCCAATCCTCTTCTGCAATTAAAGACGCCGCTAATGTAGATGACTCCAATTTACAACCTCAAGAAAACGCGAGTGATTGGCCCGAGGCTTTGCCAGACGAGACAAACGAGAAAGAAATTTCTGCAGCGACACTGTCTGCGCATAGAGAGACACAGAATGGCTTGAGCGAGCCAGCAGGCAGTAAGCTCACTGGCTTTGAGGAAGAATCAAATACCGTCCCTCCTGTGGCAGATTCTCATAGCCCATCAAAAAAACTACCCGAACTAGTTGGCGAACGACGTGATCGCAGCCATACGCTGCATACGAAGATCTTGACGCTCCCTGGGGTGATGGCAATCGCGCTGCTGGTGTTCTTTAGTGTGACAGCAGTAAGCTGGCTGCAAAGGAACCAAGACAATACCTCTCCCGCCCAGCGTGCAGGGGCACCGATACCTACCCGAGTAGATACTGCATTGGCTGAAAATGATCTAGATCAAGCCACAGTTGCTATAAAGTCCTTGATTGATGAAAAGCGATTTTCTGAGGTACTTGCAGCGCTTCAATCTGCTAGCCCAACGCAGCAAAAAGACGCTGTAATTGCTTTTCTAAAGGGGCGATCGCATTGGGAACTCGTCAAGCAGAATAGCGACGATTACTCTGTTGAAGATGCGATGCGCGCTTGGGAAACTGCCTTAGAAAGTGAGTCGGATTGGATGGAGATTGTCATGGCTTTAGGCTTTGCTCAACATGCTCAGGGCCTCAACCAGTCAGCGCTAGACTCCTGGCAGCGAGCGGTTGAGCTAGCTGAGCGACAGGCCACGGCCAAAGGCGCCTATTTCTCTGATAAAACCTTTGGCGAATATGCACTTAATGCCTATGCCGGCATTGCGATCGCGTCGCTATCTCTATCAGAAATAGAAACCGATGCTACTCAAAAAGAATATTTATTAGGACAAGCTAAATCTGCTTACCGACAGGTCCGTGGTCAGGCGCCCGCCGACTTTGATGCAAAAGCACTTAGTGCAAACTGGCTATGGCTAGAAGATACGATTACCGATTGGGAGAACACTAAAACCGCGCTTAGTCAGACTGCTCAAATCGAATGA
- a CDS encoding MFS transporter: protein MTATYATPQYPLQSQSEPLTDQLFDPPEAVNFSSALGENLQSLSTYSPLANGSRFSKADIKQSLKASTMDGTLSSVFESIVRGVLISNFLLGLGAGAFEIGLLSSIPMVAHLLQPLGAYFSEKTTSRHRYCLWIYGLSRVLWLLPAVGIFAFTHGRIDAHELTLLTMVVLALSNVLDSVGCASWMSWMAVLVPTQLRGRYFSLRRSLASLAALLTIPVGGWLVSGWLGGEIEGYGVVLIVAVLLGLGSLGFQFWMRDVNPQAEANDHRLSESENKLNNESEEDIVKSRSSKSRSSRLLETTSVLGDRNFLTLLLFLGIWTFGLNLSAPFFNFYLLSSLNIDVRWVTIYSSLIYGAFFLTIMLWGRIADRIGNRPVLMINGFLMAVLPLLWLYTDNSVLSLWLILPLLHSLQGGTVAALDLCLSNIQMELAPRAKQSNYFAIAAAVIGVTGALGVTVGSVLAELPSFDLPAIFVVSGLVRFASLVPLYFVHESRALPVRQLVQNQLQRLLGIIGQTLSPLLEAEATEETVWFKLESLGIRLR from the coding sequence GTGACTGCAACATACGCTACGCCTCAGTATCCATTACAGTCCCAATCGGAGCCCCTGACAGATCAGCTCTTCGATCCACCAGAGGCAGTAAACTTCTCATCGGCGCTAGGTGAAAACCTTCAGTCACTATCTACATACTCACCGCTAGCCAATGGCAGCCGCTTTTCAAAAGCGGATATCAAACAGAGTCTTAAGGCCTCAACAATGGATGGCACCCTCTCTTCTGTCTTTGAGAGCATTGTTAGAGGCGTTTTAATTAGCAACTTTCTGCTGGGATTAGGGGCAGGCGCATTTGAGATAGGCCTGCTGAGTTCTATCCCAATGGTGGCCCATCTGCTACAGCCACTCGGGGCATATTTCTCAGAAAAGACAACAAGCCGCCACCGCTATTGTCTTTGGATCTATGGCCTTTCTAGGGTGCTATGGCTGCTGCCAGCAGTAGGTATCTTTGCCTTTACTCACGGTCGGATAGACGCACATGAGTTGACCCTACTGACGATGGTTGTATTGGCACTCAGTAATGTTTTGGATTCAGTTGGCTGTGCGTCCTGGATGAGCTGGATGGCAGTTTTAGTACCCACTCAATTGCGAGGTCGGTACTTTAGCTTACGGCGATCGCTTGCTAGTTTGGCAGCGCTGCTGACAATTCCGGTTGGTGGTTGGCTAGTTTCTGGCTGGCTTGGCGGCGAGATTGAGGGCTACGGCGTTGTCTTAATAGTAGCGGTGCTACTAGGATTAGGCAGTTTGGGTTTTCAATTTTGGATGCGCGATGTCAATCCACAAGCAGAAGCCAACGACCATCGGCTATCTGAGTCAGAAAACAAATTAAACAATGAATCGGAAGAGGACATCGTAAAGAGTAGAAGCAGCAAGAGTAGAAGCAGCAGATTGTTAGAGACGACAAGTGTGTTGGGCGATCGCAACTTCCTGACGCTTCTACTTTTTCTAGGAATCTGGACGTTCGGACTCAATCTCAGTGCACCTTTTTTCAATTTCTATTTGCTCAGCAGTCTGAACATCGACGTACGCTGGGTCACTATCTACAGCAGTCTCATCTATGGCGCATTCTTTTTGACCATTATGCTATGGGGGCGCATAGCCGATCGAATTGGCAATCGCCCGGTACTGATGATCAACGGCTTTCTAATGGCTGTTCTACCCTTACTCTGGCTCTATACGGACAATAGTGTGCTATCGCTATGGTTGATTCTGCCACTGCTGCACAGCTTGCAGGGGGGAACGGTTGCCGCGCTAGATCTTTGTCTATCTAATATTCAGATGGAGCTAGCACCTAGGGCCAAACAGTCAAATTACTTTGCGATCGCAGCAGCTGTCATCGGAGTTACAGGTGCATTAGGAGTCACTGTTGGCAGCGTTCTTGCAGAACTACCTAGCTTTGACTTACCAGCGATATTTGTCGTCTCTGGTTTAGTTCGGTTCGCTAGCCTGGTACCGCTATACTTTGTTCACGAATCTCGCGCGCTTCCAGTCAGACAGCTAGTTCAAAATCAACTGCAAAGACTACTGGGTATCATAGGCCAAACCCTATCGCCTCTTTTAGAAGCCGAAGCGACGGAAGAAACTGTATGGTTCAAGCTAGAAAGCCTAGGAATCCGACTGCGCTAG
- a CDS encoding ATP-dependent helicase — protein sequence MVVALPNSSDPAEIKAERDRHIRVLTDSLRPGQRALAQWRSGPLAVSAVPGSGKSTGMAAGAAIAIAHHQLHARKQLVLVTFTRSAAASLKAKVRKHLKDLRLPQNSFVVHTLHGLALNIATRHPEISNINLPSLDSDGTTLVSPTQSHRLIRMAVERWIEENPSMYQQLLEGQSFDGEEAERLRRLSVLRTEVLPGLAYTVIHEAKSSGLLPDALMEIAQRMTVRLEEDAVDYAVVVIAAGLYAHYQTLLSSQGLIDYDDMILAALKTLAEPDIRQLWQSRIFAIFEDEAQDSSPLQTQLLEALAGDAADPTRPLNLVRVGDPNQAINSTFTPADPVFFNQFCDACAQGESGGKLATIEQAGRSCDRIMAAANFVLSWVNRHSPSAPFRSQEILPVGPGDPQPDANPAPIGGGVEIVRPKTVINSVQQLAKRISAIYQENSELTMAVLVRESRQGKFVREILEDPERLGFDFGETGIELYDVGERDRQNHVPREMLTLLQFIERPHSPDNIKAALRVLVSRQLIPTQDLNSLATNPEQFLYPGPLDEPPDDSAARKARRYCAALIRARLELPAYHLIPFLGLTLQYNQSELATADKLAARIAQQTLEDSTLSAMLGALQELLGSESFRAIEAENAELQYAQPGRLTIMTMHKAKGLDWDVVCLPFLHKRNIPGESWVPPQTQFLGKFSLDEVARAQLRTYTHGVYAQDRKPAPIPNIEDAWQQATNLKRAEEFRLLYVAMTRAKKLLWISAAKQAPFTWSKPSSLQDAEMSPVITALAQTSSAVA from the coding sequence ATGGTTGTTGCGCTGCCTAACTCCTCTGACCCTGCTGAAATAAAAGCAGAAAGAGACCGTCACATCCGGGTTTTGACGGACAGTCTCCGGCCTGGGCAAAGGGCGTTAGCGCAATGGCGCTCCGGTCCGCTAGCCGTTTCAGCAGTGCCCGGATCAGGCAAATCCACCGGTATGGCAGCAGGCGCGGCAATCGCGATCGCTCATCATCAGCTGCACGCGCGTAAGCAGCTCGTTCTTGTTACCTTTACTCGCTCCGCCGCGGCTAGCCTCAAAGCAAAGGTCCGCAAACACCTCAAGGATCTTCGTCTGCCACAGAATAGCTTCGTTGTTCATACCTTGCATGGGCTAGCGTTAAACATTGCCACCCGACACCCTGAAATCTCTAATATCAACCTTCCTAGTCTAGATTCAGACGGTACTACCCTAGTTTCTCCTACTCAAAGCCACCGACTAATTCGAATGGCTGTCGAACGGTGGATAGAGGAAAATCCCTCCATGTATCAGCAGCTGCTCGAAGGGCAAAGCTTTGACGGTGAAGAAGCTGAACGGCTCAGACGATTGAGCGTACTACGTACGGAAGTCTTGCCGGGACTAGCCTACACCGTTATTCACGAGGCGAAAAGCTCAGGGCTGTTGCCAGATGCGCTGATGGAGATTGCTCAGAGGATGACAGTTAGGCTCGAAGAGGATGCTGTTGACTATGCTGTCGTCGTAATTGCAGCAGGGCTCTACGCGCACTATCAGACGCTGCTTTCTAGCCAAGGGCTAATCGATTATGACGATATGATCCTAGCGGCGCTGAAGACATTAGCAGAGCCCGATATTCGTCAGCTATGGCAAAGCCGGATATTCGCCATCTTTGAAGACGAGGCTCAAGACTCTTCGCCTTTACAAACGCAGCTACTAGAAGCTTTAGCAGGGGATGCAGCTGATCCGACCAGGCCATTAAATCTAGTCCGAGTAGGCGATCCCAATCAGGCGATCAATTCGACATTCACACCCGCAGATCCTGTATTTTTCAATCAGTTTTGCGATGCTTGTGCTCAAGGGGAATCCGGTGGGAAGCTAGCGACGATTGAGCAGGCAGGTCGAAGCTGCGATCGCATCATGGCCGCAGCCAACTTTGTTCTAAGCTGGGTTAACCGCCACAGTCCTAGCGCTCCATTCCGCAGTCAGGAAATTCTACCTGTTGGTCCTGGCGATCCTCAGCCTGATGCCAATCCCGCTCCGATTGGCGGTGGCGTTGAGATCGTTAGGCCCAAGACAGTCATCAACAGTGTTCAGCAGCTAGCCAAGCGGATCAGCGCTATCTATCAGGAGAATAGCGAGCTGACGATGGCTGTACTAGTACGAGAAAGTCGGCAGGGAAAGTTCGTTCGCGAGATTCTAGAGGACCCTGAGCGGCTCGGATTCGACTTTGGTGAGACAGGAATTGAACTTTACGACGTGGGGGAGCGCGATCGCCAGAACCATGTCCCTAGAGAGATGCTCACCCTGTTACAGTTCATCGAACGGCCTCATTCTCCAGACAACATTAAGGCGGCTCTTCGTGTTCTCGTTTCACGTCAACTCATCCCCACCCAAGATCTCAATTCGCTGGCCACTAATCCCGAGCAATTTCTCTATCCAGGGCCGCTAGACGAACCACCTGATGATTCCGCAGCCCGGAAAGCCCGTCGATACTGCGCGGCGTTGATTCGTGCCAGACTCGAACTTCCTGCCTATCATCTGATCCCCTTTCTTGGCTTGACCTTGCAATACAACCAAAGCGAACTGGCTACCGCTGATAAGCTCGCGGCACGTATAGCTCAACAGACCCTTGAAGACAGCACACTTTCGGCCATGCTAGGGGCGCTCCAAGAACTCCTAGGAAGCGAGAGCTTTCGTGCCATTGAAGCTGAGAACGCTGAACTACAGTACGCTCAACCTGGTCGGCTCACAATTATGACGATGCATAAAGCTAAAGGGTTGGACTGGGATGTTGTCTGCCTTCCATTTCTGCACAAGCGCAATATCCCCGGCGAGTCTTGGGTTCCACCACAGACGCAATTTCTAGGTAAGTTCTCGCTCGATGAAGTTGCTCGCGCCCAGCTTCGTACCTATACTCATGGCGTCTACGCCCAAGATCGTAAACCCGCTCCGATTCCTAATATTGAAGACGCTTGGCAGCAGGCCACTAACCTGAAACGAGCTGAAGAATTTCGCCTACTCTATGTCGCCATGACCCGGGCAAAAAAGCTGCTGTGGATATCAGCTGCTAAACAAGCTCCTTTCACTTGGAGCAAACCTAGTAGCTTACAGGACGCAGAGATGAGCCCTGTAATTACAGCCCTAGCTCAGACCTCTTCTGCCGTTGCCTGA